A genomic segment from Paenibacillus sp. FSL K6-1096 encodes:
- a CDS encoding Rrf2 family transcriptional regulator: protein MKISTKGRYGLTIMMELARKFGEGPTSLKSIAEKNGLSEHYLEQLIAPLRNAGLVKSIRGAYGGYILSRETSTITAGDIIRVLEGPISPVDFTEEDDPAKRDLWLRIRDSIADVLDSTTLSDLIDFKEESHADNYMFYI, encoded by the coding sequence TTGAAAATATCAACCAAAGGACGTTACGGATTAACCATCATGATGGAGCTTGCCCGCAAATTCGGCGAGGGGCCTACATCACTTAAGAGCATCGCCGAGAAAAACGGACTCTCCGAGCATTATCTGGAGCAGCTCATCGCCCCGCTGCGCAACGCCGGCCTGGTGAAGAGCATCCGCGGAGCCTACGGCGGCTATATCCTGTCCCGTGAGACCAGCACCATTACCGCCGGAGATATTATCCGCGTCCTGGAAGGCCCGATCTCGCCCGTAGACTTCACCGAAGAAGACGACCCGGCCAAGCGCGACCTCTGGCTGCGCATCCGCGACAGCATCGCCGACGTGCTGGACTCCACCACCTTATCCGACCTGATCGACTTCAAGGAAGAGAGCCACGCGGACAATTATATGTTCTATATCTGA
- a CDS encoding VanZ family protein yields the protein MLQGKTRTAVWIGLGLYTVLTLFFLFAGFNRSAALPETGLRYRLAFDGIPLIFPGYGYSELWVFNLGNYLAFVPFGLVIPLLVRCRFLPFLLVFLAAITGVELIQMVTRLGAFDINDIVINTLGAAVGYGAQRLIRRDRTTRRGILKLLSSGAVLTLLVYSAVSGINYYLDHGRGEIRALDQLPTKRGEIQWEQRLNSFTMAQEQIEPAINLYSPDHPGLHEFSLRLDGQYKELAGNFGVPDNAIPAKGSGTSSVIISADGEELYSLDANIAPGENQPLSFQVSVEGKQELIITVKTDAADPRTHAVLWDLTLTEANAGQKLAARLHRLLGGG from the coding sequence ATGCTTCAAGGCAAAACGAGGACTGCCGTCTGGATCGGCTTAGGGCTGTACACTGTCCTCACCCTGTTTTTCCTGTTTGCCGGCTTCAACCGCTCAGCGGCTCTGCCGGAGACGGGCTTACGTTACCGCTTGGCTTTTGACGGGATTCCGTTGATATTTCCGGGCTATGGTTATTCGGAGCTTTGGGTCTTCAACCTGGGCAACTATCTGGCCTTCGTACCGTTCGGCCTCGTGATTCCGCTGCTGGTCCGCTGCCGCTTCCTGCCGTTCCTCTTGGTCTTCTTAGCGGCCATTACCGGGGTGGAGCTGATTCAGATGGTGACCCGTTTGGGTGCGTTCGATATTAACGATATCGTTATTAATACGCTCGGTGCGGCTGTCGGCTACGGCGCCCAGCGGCTGATCCGCCGCGACCGGACAACCCGAAGAGGTATACTCAAGCTTTTGTCCTCCGGAGCAGTCTTGACGCTACTCGTCTACTCCGCCGTGAGCGGTATCAATTATTATCTGGACCATGGACGCGGGGAGATCAGAGCGCTGGATCAGCTCCCTACCAAGCGTGGTGAAATACAGTGGGAACAAAGGCTTAACAGCTTCACTATGGCCCAAGAACAGATCGAACCGGCTATCAATCTGTATAGCCCTGATCATCCGGGACTCCATGAATTCTCCCTGCGTCTGGACGGACAGTATAAGGAGTTAGCCGGGAATTTCGGCGTCCCTGACAATGCTATACCTGCTAAGGGCAGCGGCACCAGCAGCGTCATCATCAGCGCCGACGGAGAAGAGCTGTACTCCCTGGATGCGAATATCGCACCGGGCGAGAATCAGCCGCTGTCTTTTCAGGTTTCGGTTGAAGGCAAACAAGAGCTGATTATTACCGTCAAAACCGATGCTGCCGACCCGCGAACCCATGCGGTCTTGTGGGACCTTACGCTCACAGAAGCCAATGCCGGACAAAAGCTGGCGGCGCGGCTTCACCGGTTGCTGGGCGGAGGATAA
- the mnmA gene encoding tRNA 2-thiouridine(34) synthase MnmA produces the protein MTKANQDIRVVVGMSGGVDSSVTALLLKQQGYDVIGIFMKNWDDTDEFGVCTAETDAEDVRRVCEQIDIPYYTVNFEKEYFDKVFSYFLEEYKAGRTPNPDVMCNREIKFGEFLNKALQLGADYVATGHYARVVEEDGMFKLLRGVDNNKDQTYFLNALNQYQLSKAMFPIGHLPKPEVRRIAEEAGLYTAKKKDSTGVCFIGERNFREFLSQYLPAQSGNMVDIATGEVKGRHDGLMYYTLGQRQGLGIGGSGTGEPWFVAEKDLESNTLYVVQGEKHVSLYSTSLIASGVNWIDPDTLGDTPLKCTAKFRYRQPDQGVTLTKQPDGTVHVAFDVQQKAITPGQAVVFYLGDTCLGGGTIETADKVVPLAQA, from the coding sequence ATGACAAAAGCTAACCAGGATATCCGTGTCGTCGTCGGTATGTCGGGCGGGGTGGATTCCTCTGTTACCGCGCTGCTGCTGAAGCAGCAGGGATACGACGTCATCGGCATCTTCATGAAAAATTGGGATGATACCGATGAATTCGGCGTATGTACGGCGGAGACCGATGCCGAGGATGTGCGCCGCGTCTGCGAGCAGATCGATATTCCTTACTATACCGTCAATTTTGAGAAGGAATACTTTGATAAAGTCTTTTCCTATTTCCTTGAAGAATATAAGGCCGGCCGGACCCCGAACCCGGATGTAATGTGCAACCGCGAGATCAAGTTCGGCGAATTCCTGAACAAGGCGCTTCAGCTTGGAGCAGATTACGTCGCTACCGGACATTACGCCCGGGTGGTGGAGGAAGACGGCATGTTCAAGCTGCTGCGCGGCGTGGATAACAATAAGGATCAGACGTATTTCCTTAATGCGCTGAACCAGTACCAGCTGTCCAAGGCCATGTTCCCGATCGGGCATCTGCCGAAGCCGGAGGTACGGCGCATTGCCGAGGAAGCCGGACTATACACTGCGAAGAAAAAAGACAGCACCGGTGTCTGCTTCATCGGGGAGCGCAATTTCCGTGAATTCCTCAGCCAGTACCTGCCTGCACAGTCAGGCAATATGGTCGATATCGCCACTGGCGAGGTCAAAGGCCGGCATGACGGCCTGATGTACTACACACTGGGCCAGCGCCAGGGGCTGGGCATCGGCGGTTCCGGCACAGGCGAGCCGTGGTTCGTGGCGGAGAAGGATCTGGAGAGCAATACCTTGTACGTTGTGCAAGGAGAGAAGCATGTCAGCCTCTACTCCACCAGCCTCATCGCCTCCGGGGTGAACTGGATTGATCCGGACACTTTAGGCGATACGCCGCTGAAGTGTACCGCCAAGTTCCGCTACCGCCAGCCGGATCAGGGCGTTACCCTGACGAAGCAGCCGGATGGTACAGTGCATGTAGCCTTTGACGTTCAGCAAAAGGCGATTACGCCGGGACAAGCCGTCGTATTCTATCTCGGCGACACCTGCCTTGGCGGCGGAACGATTGAGACGGCAGACAAGGTCGTGCCGCTGGCGCAGGCCTGA
- a CDS encoding GNAT family N-acetyltransferase, protein MQIRTATEADYAYLASRDHHVLNSLLLSKINQQEIYILSENGLEIGWLRFGYFWDQIPFMNLLWLGEPYRRAGFGRQAVQHWEQAMQAMGHKQVMTSSMANEDAQHFYRKLGYRDSGCLLPDNEPLEILFTKVL, encoded by the coding sequence ATGCAGATCAGAACCGCAACGGAAGCGGATTATGCTTACCTCGCAAGCCGTGACCATCATGTCCTGAATTCACTTCTTCTCTCCAAAATAAACCAGCAGGAGATTTACATTCTGAGCGAGAACGGCCTGGAGATCGGCTGGCTGCGGTTCGGGTATTTCTGGGACCAGATCCCCTTCATGAATCTGCTGTGGCTGGGTGAGCCTTACCGCAGAGCCGGCTTCGGCAGGCAGGCCGTGCAGCATTGGGAGCAGGCGATGCAGGCGATGGGCCACAAGCAAGTCATGACCTCCTCAATGGCCAATGAAGATGCCCAGCATTTTTACCGGAAACTAGGCTACCGCGACTCGGGCTGCCTGCTGCCGGACAATGAGCCGCTGGAGATTTTGTTCACCAAAGTGCTGTAG
- a CDS encoding helix-turn-helix transcriptional regulator, whose amino-acid sequence MKNNKEFKTWSNFKKELDYKSEYEKKVISEMAKLVVQITSRRKSLGLTQAQVAERAGITQAQVARLETSSSVPSIETVMKVAVALDMTIGLFLTSKI is encoded by the coding sequence ATGAAAAATAATAAAGAATTCAAAACGTGGAGTAACTTCAAAAAAGAACTGGACTATAAGTCTGAGTATGAAAAAAAAGTGATCAGTGAGATGGCGAAACTGGTAGTGCAGATCACCAGCAGACGTAAGTCTTTGGGTCTCACACAAGCTCAGGTTGCTGAACGAGCCGGGATAACTCAAGCTCAGGTAGCACGATTAGAGACATCTTCTTCAGTTCCATCCATCGAAACAGTGATGAAAGTCGCAGTTGCCTTGGATATGACTATTGGCCTTTTCCTTACATCAAAAATTTAG
- a CDS encoding DNA polymerase IV, with amino-acid sequence MPRERMILLSDCQSFYASVEKAAHPEYAGQPVAVGDPTRMNGIVLAACPLAKSRGVTTASRVGEALTKCPELVVIRPRMGTYIKVSLLISEIYQVYTDLVEAFSIDEQFLDVTGSLRAFGGDLQEMIHSIQQHVLLSTGVWTRVGIGPSKILAKMANNFAKKQPGGTFRLDYGNLDTELWPRPVHEMFMVAGRMTRNFYRMGITTIGDIARMELGEFKQRMRMTMGKQSDIQAEYYWQTARGIDPSPVVTGIRHQMKSVGHGKALRWNLYTRLEEIEVVLLELVIEVCQRARKYRYMGSVVSVAVVETDGNTSNSYSRQTTLPEPSALTHEVAAAAYRLFVDHWTGMPLSRLAVTISELTDDRVMQLTLFDDRIRTLGRERAIDQIKTRYGSQALIRASSLLESGVALERAEQIGGHYK; translated from the coding sequence ATGCCTAGAGAGCGGATGATTCTGCTCTCCGACTGCCAGTCCTTCTATGCCAGTGTCGAGAAGGCGGCCCATCCCGAATATGCGGGTCAGCCTGTGGCGGTCGGCGACCCCACGCGGATGAACGGGATTGTGCTGGCGGCCTGCCCGCTGGCCAAATCCCGCGGGGTCACCACCGCCTCGCGTGTGGGCGAAGCCCTGACGAAATGTCCGGAGCTTGTGGTGATCCGGCCGCGCATGGGGACCTATATTAAGGTCTCCCTCCTGATCTCCGAGATCTACCAGGTATATACCGATCTGGTGGAGGCGTTCAGCATCGACGAGCAGTTCCTGGATGTGACTGGCTCCCTGCGTGCATTCGGAGGAGACCTGCAGGAGATGATCCACTCCATCCAGCAGCATGTCCTGTTATCCACGGGGGTCTGGACCCGGGTGGGCATCGGCCCGTCCAAAATCCTCGCCAAAATGGCCAACAACTTCGCCAAGAAGCAGCCGGGCGGAACATTCCGGCTGGATTACGGGAATCTGGATACGGAGCTGTGGCCGCGTCCGGTGCACGAGATGTTCATGGTGGCCGGGCGCATGACCCGGAACTTCTACCGTATGGGAATTACAACGATCGGGGATATTGCCCGGATGGAGCTGGGGGAGTTCAAGCAGCGGATGCGCATGACCATGGGCAAGCAGAGCGATATTCAGGCGGAATATTATTGGCAGACGGCCCGGGGGATTGATCCCAGTCCGGTCGTTACCGGCATACGCCACCAGATGAAGTCCGTGGGCCACGGGAAGGCGCTGCGCTGGAACCTGTATACCCGGCTGGAGGAGATTGAGGTGGTGCTGCTGGAGCTGGTGATCGAGGTCTGCCAGCGGGCGCGCAAATACCGGTACATGGGCTCGGTGGTGTCTGTTGCGGTAGTCGAGACGGACGGCAACACCTCCAATTCGTACAGCCGGCAGACGACACTGCCGGAGCCGTCCGCGCTGACCCATGAGGTGGCGGCAGCGGCGTACCGCTTATTCGTGGACCACTGGACCGGGATGCCGCTAAGCCGTCTGGCGGTCACCATCTCCGAATTGACGGATGACCGCGTGATGCAGCTGACCCTGTTCGATGACCGTATCCGTACCCTGGGCAGGGAACGGGCCATCGATCAGATCAAGACCCGGTATGGCAGCCAGGCCCTGATCCGCGCCTCTTCGCTGCTGGAATCGGGGGTTGCCCTGGAGCGGGCCGAGCAGATCGGGGGACATTACAAATGA
- a CDS encoding alpha-glycosidase gives MALSRQAVTSSSAAPIELECLYHSTQGRWAYAYDKDTFHLRIRSKKNNVDRVFALVGDKYDWEQHHQELDMRKVAADALFDYWEAEIVPEFKRFSYGFRLESDRDTVWMVESGFYTDGPPEPAGGYYEMPYLHETDLLHVPEWAKSAVFYQIMPDRFANGDPANDPEGTLEWGATPTHDSYFGGDLQGMIDHLDYISELGVTALYLTPIFQAPSNHKYDTVDYGTVDASFGDLDKLKQLVEQAHAKELKVVLDAVFNHTSSEFAPFKDVLEHGADSKYADWFHIHDYPVQAADGRANYDTFGFFSGMPKLNTANPEVKDYLLDITRFWLKEAGIDGWRLDVANEVDHGFWRDFRKAVKEINPEAFIIGEVWSDSLSWLQGDQFDSVMNYPFSDRLLKFFGPGNEMDADTFADEIYGLLMRYPRQANEVLFNLLASHDTPRVLTRLGGDKQRLKLALTFLFTFTGTPCIFYGDEIGLTGEDDPDCRKCMIWEEDRQDRELLRFYQSLIALRKEHEVLRTGRFRFLQRYPGSLGFVYERWDERTRFTIWMNNSDKPLALTQSLDEGTWLDAFSGGPVEQDGEQVRITLGPLESRILYCRQAGSKA, from the coding sequence ATGGCTCTCAGCAGACAAGCAGTGACTTCTTCATCCGCCGCCCCCATCGAGCTGGAATGTCTCTACCATTCAACGCAGGGGCGATGGGCGTATGCGTACGACAAGGATACCTTCCACTTAAGAATCCGCAGCAAAAAAAACAATGTAGACCGGGTATTTGCGCTGGTCGGCGATAAATACGACTGGGAGCAGCATCACCAGGAGCTGGATATGCGCAAGGTGGCTGCCGATGCCCTGTTTGACTACTGGGAAGCAGAGATTGTTCCCGAATTCAAGCGCTTCTCCTACGGCTTCCGGCTGGAGAGTGACCGGGATACGGTATGGATGGTTGAATCCGGCTTCTACACAGACGGGCCGCCTGAGCCTGCCGGAGGCTACTATGAAATGCCTTATCTTCACGAAACCGATCTGCTGCATGTTCCTGAATGGGCCAAGTCCGCTGTATTCTATCAGATCATGCCTGACCGGTTCGCCAACGGTGATCCGGCGAATGACCCGGAGGGAACGCTCGAATGGGGCGCAACGCCCACCCATGACAGTTATTTCGGCGGCGACCTGCAGGGGATGATTGACCATCTGGACTATATCTCGGAGCTTGGCGTAACGGCGCTGTATCTGACTCCGATCTTCCAGGCTCCCAGCAACCATAAATATGACACCGTTGACTATGGAACAGTCGATGCAAGCTTCGGGGACCTGGATAAGCTTAAGCAGCTGGTGGAGCAGGCCCATGCGAAGGAGCTCAAGGTAGTGCTGGATGCGGTCTTCAACCATACCAGCTCGGAATTCGCCCCATTCAAGGATGTGTTGGAGCATGGGGCGGATTCCAAGTACGCAGACTGGTTCCACATCCATGATTATCCCGTGCAGGCGGCGGACGGCAGGGCCAACTACGATACCTTCGGCTTCTTCAGCGGAATGCCCAAGCTGAATACCGCCAACCCTGAAGTCAAGGATTATCTGCTGGACATCACCCGCTTCTGGCTCAAGGAAGCCGGCATCGACGGCTGGCGGCTCGATGTCGCCAATGAGGTGGACCATGGTTTCTGGAGGGACTTCCGCAAGGCGGTCAAGGAGATCAACCCGGAGGCATTCATCATCGGCGAGGTGTGGAGCGATTCGCTTAGCTGGCTGCAGGGCGACCAGTTCGATTCGGTGATGAACTACCCTTTCTCCGACCGGCTGCTGAAGTTCTTCGGGCCGGGGAACGAGATGGATGCTGACACCTTCGCCGATGAGATCTACGGGCTGCTTATGCGTTATCCCCGGCAGGCGAACGAGGTGCTGTTCAATCTCCTGGCCAGCCACGATACCCCGAGAGTGCTGACCCGGCTCGGCGGGGATAAGCAGCGGCTGAAGCTGGCGCTCACCTTCCTGTTCACCTTCACCGGCACGCCGTGCATCTTCTATGGGGATGAGATCGGGCTTACCGGTGAGGACGACCCGGATTGCCGCAAGTGTATGATCTGGGAGGAGGACCGCCAGGACCGTGAGCTGCTGCGCTTTTATCAGAGCCTCATTGCCTTGCGCAAGGAGCATGAGGTGCTGCGCACCGGCCGGTTCCGCTTCCTGCAGCGTTATCCGGGCAGCCTCGGCTTCGTCTACGAACGCTGGGACGAGCGCACCCGCTTCACGATCTGGATGAACAATTCTGACAAACCGCTGGCGCTTACGCAATCCTTGGATGAGGGCACTTGGCTGGATGCCTTCAGCGGCGGGCCTGTGGAGCAGGACGGGGAGCAGGTCCGCATCACGCTGGGGCCGCTGGAGTCCCGGATACTGTATTGCAGACAAGCGGGCAGCAAAGCCTGA
- a CDS encoding helix-turn-helix transcriptional regulator, producing MIKFRLKEIMDAQHIGIREAAREAGLAINTISGIYHSTTKRVDTDTLDKLCDYFGVGVGDIMEHVKEPPQE from the coding sequence ATGATAAAATTTCGCTTAAAAGAAATAATGGATGCACAACATATAGGCATTCGAGAGGCGGCCAGAGAAGCTGGCTTAGCTATCAACACTATCTCGGGAATTTACCACAGCACAACAAAACGTGTGGATACTGATACGCTGGACAAGTTGTGTGATTACTTTGGAGTAGGTGTGGGAGATATAATGGAGCATGTGAAAGAGCCGCCACAGGAGTAA
- a CDS encoding LysR family transcriptional regulator gives MYFPGIEAFLAIVQTGSISKAAELLHLSQATVSYRLKTLEKEMGGLLVERRKGAAQIRLTPKGEDFFSIAERWDALWRETQILRASGSQLSLAISAAESISHFVLPPVYRMLHQHTPSIRLQIRTQHTQEAFDSIERREMDVAFVVREIVSPSVTVTPFFAEEMVVLRVAVPGRQAEDPVDMAELAAEHEVFINWNREFQFRHDQWWDPLCPSRVHLDTAGLITTFLTDARQWTIVPASIGAHMVGMGDFVLQKLAESVPPRIGYKVTHKFPNQALQEPLRILDQYLQELFG, from the coding sequence ATGTATTTCCCTGGGATTGAAGCGTTCCTGGCGATCGTCCAGACCGGGAGTATTAGCAAAGCGGCCGAGCTGTTGCATTTGTCACAGGCTACGGTTAGCTACCGGTTAAAGACCTTAGAGAAGGAAATGGGCGGTCTGCTGGTGGAGCGGAGAAAAGGGGCCGCCCAAATCCGTCTGACCCCCAAAGGGGAGGACTTCTTCAGCATTGCGGAGCGGTGGGATGCCCTGTGGAGGGAAACCCAAATTTTGCGGGCCAGCGGTTCGCAGTTAAGTCTGGCGATTAGCGCTGCCGAGAGCATCAGTCATTTTGTTCTGCCTCCGGTATATCGAATGCTTCATCAGCATACCCCGTCCATCCGGCTGCAGATTCGTACGCAGCATACGCAGGAGGCTTTTGACAGTATTGAGCGGCGCGAGATGGATGTGGCGTTTGTGGTGCGGGAGATCGTGTCGCCGAGTGTCACGGTTACCCCGTTTTTTGCGGAAGAAATGGTGGTGCTGCGTGTGGCCGTCCCGGGGCGGCAGGCTGAAGATCCGGTGGACATGGCGGAACTGGCGGCAGAGCATGAAGTCTTCATCAATTGGAACCGGGAGTTTCAATTCCGCCATGACCAGTGGTGGGACCCCCTGTGCCCGTCCCGTGTTCATCTGGACACTGCGGGGCTCATCACAACTTTTTTGACGGATGCCAGGCAATGGACGATCGTTCCTGCTTCGATTGGCGCACATATGGTGGGGATGGGGGATTTTGTACTTCAAAAGCTGGCGGAATCCGTGCCCCCAAGAATAGGCTATAAGGTCACGCATAAGTTCCCTAACCAGGCGCTGCAAGAGCCGCTTCGTATTCTGGATCAGTATCTGCAGGAGCTATTCGGCTGA
- a CDS encoding NAD(P)-dependent oxidoreductase: MSKIIIKNDKGPADPVCFQVKGGLAMKILIVGHFSESAHSKITGHFPQDWNVVVVPPGEEMLQHIADCEVLIPEHIKVDQRLLANAKQLQLVQTGAGYDNVDVAACTELGIWVANAAGVNAQAVAEHVMALILSYYKNIPFLDRFMKNKLDEHQLEYTGGELQGKTIGIIGLGAIGNKVAAFCRAFDMKVLAHARRTVVQADGLVQMTDLDTLLSTSDIVTVHVPLNEQTKQLINKAAFEKMKDSALFINTARGGIVNQTDLIEALQNGELAGACLDVYESEPLPLDSELRNLGNVILTPHTAGMPDARKFHRKRYDFFIANIKRVANGEAPESKLNQL, from the coding sequence ATGTCTAAAATTATCATTAAAAATGACAAAGGGCCAGCCGATCCGGTTTGCTTCCAAGTGAAAGGTGGTTTAGCCATGAAAATTCTCATCGTCGGCCATTTCAGCGAGAGCGCGCATTCGAAGATTACAGGGCATTTTCCGCAAGACTGGAACGTTGTAGTGGTCCCGCCCGGAGAGGAAATGCTGCAGCATATTGCCGATTGCGAAGTCCTCATCCCTGAACATATTAAAGTCGACCAACGCCTGCTGGCTAACGCCAAGCAATTACAATTAGTCCAGACGGGTGCAGGATATGATAATGTCGATGTTGCTGCCTGTACAGAGCTTGGGATTTGGGTAGCCAACGCGGCAGGTGTTAATGCACAGGCGGTGGCCGAGCACGTAATGGCCCTGATCTTATCTTATTATAAGAACATCCCGTTCCTGGACCGCTTCATGAAGAACAAGCTGGATGAGCATCAACTGGAGTATACAGGAGGTGAGCTACAGGGCAAGACGATCGGGATTATCGGTCTGGGCGCGATCGGGAACAAGGTGGCTGCATTTTGCCGCGCTTTTGATATGAAGGTGTTGGCGCATGCCAGAAGGACTGTCGTACAAGCTGACGGTTTGGTGCAAATGACGGATCTCGATACGCTTCTAAGCACATCCGACATAGTCACTGTACACGTTCCCTTAAATGAGCAAACCAAACAACTGATCAACAAGGCGGCATTTGAGAAAATGAAGGATAGTGCCCTGTTCATCAACACAGCCCGCGGCGGGATTGTGAACCAGACGGACTTAATTGAGGCGTTACAAAACGGAGAACTGGCAGGCGCCTGCCTGGATGTGTATGAATCCGAGCCGCTTCCTCTGGACAGTGAGCTGCGCAATCTGGGTAATGTGATCCTCACTCCCCATACCGCAGGCATGCCGGATGCCCGGAAATTTCATCGTAAAAGGTATGATTTCTTCATCGCTAATATCAAACGTGTCGCAAACGGCGAAGCGCCTGAGAGCAAGCTGAATCAGTTATAG